The genomic interval ATGTTTAAAGTTACCTGCGAAGGGATCAGTGGACGACACATCTGTCCTTCCTTTTAGTTTTTTGGCGGTAACAAAGAGAATGTCTATCGACCACGAAATAACAACAATGCATTGCAATTAAACTGCGAAGTCCAAAAGCAAATCAACCAAAGGCCGTGCAGTGTGTGGCCCGTGGGTTGGCTGCTTGGACTTGAGCCCAATCAATAGCTGTAATGTAACTGAAATTTGCCGCCATTTGCAAGCCACAACTAGCAAGTACAACTACTACACACGTATATGTGTGTGCTGGTCTTAGTTGCCATTCCCTTTATCCCTTCCCCTAGATTAGCCTAGATTAGGTATATAGAACATCTATCGttgcaggaaaaaaaaaaaagtacacactacacacacatatatattggTTTCTTAATTATGAGAGAGGTGAACGAAAAGCACGTGCATTTGAAATTAATTTTGCCCAAATGCTGATGACAAATTCATGGATCAAATTGGATTTACACATAAAACAGCatgattgattttgaattcaaaatttccTTCGCCCTCCTTATTTCTTAAATTTCACCAGTTTCTTATTAAAAGAAGaataagaaaggaagaaaaaacaaCAGCGTTATTGTCTTCTTCTTTGCCTTAAATAAATTGGTTGAATTTGCCTGAAGACCCGAGGCATTATTGGATCCCCCCCCCCCGGTTGGTTTCTCTATTTATTTATATCTAAATTTATATAATGTTATTGATTTATGCAGTTATGTCATTATTTTTCGTCCGATCTTTAGATCAACATATTgaaaaatgatatttttaaaaaatcttggcacttaatttacaaaaaaaaatatttaaatgatgAAAAGTTGAGAGAATAATGGATTAAGTGGTTCGGAGGAGGGAACGTAAAAAATAAAGGTGAAAAAATAGGTCAAAATCATGTTGATAAAATTTGCAATGATTAATCAAACGACAAAACTTAATTAATTtcataaaaaattatatatataaataacaCAAATAgtgaaatatattataaattgtgttgatttttaaaaataaattttattgaAGTGTGATGGGGAGAAATTGTTTCTAATGCAACGGAAAGTCATGTAGCGGAGGCCGGAGGGGCAAGGAAAGTGAAACGCATCCACGGTGTTGTTTCGACTCTTTCCGTAGACGGGGTGCAACTTCTGCCCACGTGGCTAATAGCAAACTTAACGCAGAAACCGACCGTGTTTGGTCTGACCTTTTCTTAAAGCGAACGTTATAACTCCACAGTTCCactccacttttttttttttttttttttaaagaaaaatcatttaaggAATATGTAATCTGCAGATAATAGCGGTAAGTCAGGCAGTCACGGATTTGGACTGTACTAGAAAGAAATAGTATACTATTCTTACATTTGATCCTCTGAAAACACGCGCAATAACGGGATGGGCCTAGTTCAGAACCAGCATAATGGCCCAGAGTCCAGCTGTTGACCTTAAATGGGCCCCAGAGAAATTTCAATCGGTCCTTTAGCATAGTCCACGATACCCAGATTCATTACGCGTAGTGCCTTTaggtatatttatataaaaaaaaattgacggGTAATATTTTGACACTTAATTTACAGAAAATTACGGGTAATACAGCATCTACAAAAATACGTACCACAACTCTGCTAAGGTATTGCACGTCCTGCTCATGAGTCAAAAATATACAACAGCTGCTATTGGCAATTTCTGCATTGCAAATTGGGCTTCTTAAGTTCGTCTAGCCCAAACATGTACTAAACTGACATCAGAATAGCCCGAGTCCAGTCAGCTTTCAAACAAAGTCCAACTCCCTTAGTCACTTTCGACGCAATTACAGCACGGTTGGACCGAGCCGGAGCACACAAATCTGAACTCACAAACTCCAAAGTCCGGAAGGTGTTTACCATTGACCTCTAAAAGAGTAAAAGGTACTTATCAACCCAAAAACAAGAAACACAAAAGTGACTAAGAAGtagtttttcattttatggCATGGAGTACACAAATATGGTGGAAagtgaggaaaaagaaaggaaataataatcataataataacaacaacgAGAAGAGTAGAGAGAGTTTTAATTATACCCCCTTTGTCCCATTTTAATagtcttatttttcttttttctagttATCTCAAATTATAGTCTACTTTCTAATAATAGAATATATAgttaatttttaactttttctaaAATGCCCTTGTTTAATGTAAAACGTCATCAATGAATATAACCCACTCTATTTATCGATTGCTTTGATTCATGCCTTAAATAGTGTCACTTTTCATCAGTATTGTTGTTGCAATTAATGTAAAAATATAATGATTAATTATACTACTAATATTAATGTaaagatattttagaaaaatagtgGCTTAGATTTACTTTTTCAATAAAGATAGCTAATTTTCTTAAACcatgtgcaaaaaaaaaaaagtatcgaAACTATCAAAATGAGACGAAGAAACTATGAAAGAttatattttacaaaaataaaaatcctaATCACCTTTCACATTTCAAGATACTCGTATTCTTttagaagaaattaaattcagaCAACGAGGAGAGGAGCAGGAGAATGGGCGCCACTACACTAGTAAGTAGTAACGCCTCTAATCTTGATAAAGTACAAAGGGATACCAGCAGCAATTTTAATCCAATACATATATGAAGAAGCAAAGCCCTAATCAACAAGTAATACTCCGcaagaatttatatttttttcttaaacacatctttttaatcatatttttattttatatatatcaaatcactGCAGCGTACGTACAGAATATCTTTCCACAGAATTTCTAAAAATAGTAATCCAATCATCTCACTAGCACAAAATACCCACCGATCTTCAGAGTTGAGATACACGGACATTTATCCAAAAAAACGAAGAAGATAGACTAGTACAACTTCCAAACATCTTGTCCAGTATCTGTAGATGCAAGTGGCAATCAACCTTTGACATATTAGCAAAATACCAATCTCATCCAATACAGTGTCCATGGTGCATATTAATTATTGTACATCATCTCCATAATGATGACCGATGATGGAATCATCAATTTCCAAATCCATCCCCCCACCCACAAAAAACTAGCTAACAATTCTGTACACGAAACGAAACACCATCGGCTGCCCCCTCTAGCCTGTGAAAGCGAACACAGAATTTATGTATCTTCCATCATCCAGACGCATTGATTTGTGGCACCAGTCCGCTCTGAACACCTGTCCCATGCATCATCAGAGATCCGACGGCTCCAATACGCATCTCTTCCCACCCATTCTTCGCCCAATGCGGGTCGTCCATGCAAACTCTCAGCAATCATCATCCCTCCACATCTGGCTATTTTTGGGGCTCTCTCGGGTCATTTTCACGAAGGTGTTAGTCAGTGAGAGAGGAATAGATCGCAATTTCTTCGCAAAGTTGGGCCCTGATGTGGACGTGTCATTGTTCATCCTTCAACCAAGCATAAATAAATGTTACCAACTCCAGAAACTTGCGGCTACTCATTTTTCATTAGACACCTTTTGACAACGCCCGTGATATTTTCTTTTGCGAGGGAGGGGAGGGAGGGAAAGTTGAGAGTTCACTCACTCCAGCGTTGCAGGGTGCAAAAAGAAATTGAACAAAAATCTAAGATGCACCTTTTGACGTTGAGTCTGATAGGgctttgaaaattattttttgcaAGTTTAAGATGAGGATTCACTTACGGGACAAACAAAAGATCTAGTGAGAAGGGTTcagaaaaaaacaaaatgctacgAAAGAATAGAAGAAACCAGCACCACACCGAATCTCTGAGGATATGTCATATGATGGACGGGAGATAAgtgatatatattttttttttttttgggtgggagATCCTCGTGTTTCTtgtgtttctttattttatgggttttgggaggaaaaaaaaatgcttgaatACCAAAGACCAGATCAGCAAGTTCCCaagttaaacaaaaaaaaaaactagtctgAGTGGTCCAAAACCATTCTTTATTTTAGAGAAACTTTAAGATTGATTAGATTAACCTTCACCCTCAGTCCGATGCGTAACATACTTTTGGATAAGCCACTGGGGTACTTCCACCTCCTTGTATGGAATGACTTTGAACCATTAGGTGGGTCATATTTGCCTTGGAGATATTAAACAAACTCCAAAGGACTCCCAAGGGAGGTGATGACACCTGTGAAGAATGCAATAGGCCCTTGAATTCCATACCGCCTACCGTGGACAGGACATGCCCAGTATTCCAAACGGCACTTCCTCCGACTTAAACGTCAAGAAGAAAAGTTCTGTTTGACATCTGTCTTTTAGCGCCTAAGTTATTTCCGGGGAGAAATTTGCTGTcaggaaaatgaaaatcagaagtaaaaaacaagaaaaaaagaagaagaagaagaagaaggcaaAGCATCAAACAAGAGCTACGAATTAGTACAAGTAATCACCAACAATCCCCCCTTTCGCAAAATTCTATACCTGATTAGTAACAAACAACTGACGAGCACTTTGGTAATCAAGAGTCTTGCACTAGCACAAGTTTAAATCAAAATTGCTACATCCCCGCATTCATGAAGATGAGCGGTCAAATTCGGACAGAAAAACCTTTCTCCCCTTATCTCATCAAGGCCACCAAATTATTAGAAACAAATAATAGCCAAACAAGGCAAAATTATAAAGCCAATATAGAGATGTGGAGACTGTGAAAGGATAAAATCACATACATGAACTCATCCATCAAGCTGATGACTTTGAAAGCAACCACGGTAGGCCTAGGCGTTTCTCAAGACACGGGTTAAGCATGTTTAGGGGGTTTTCATGCAGTTTTACTGTGGTTGTATTTCTTACATGATTATTTTGCAATTACAAACGTTGCACACATGAATTTTATTCGAGCACAAAGGTACACTAACTTAATCTATGGAAACAATGGCGTAGATAAGAGCCCCCTAAATCTTGAAGAAATACAACAATCGCAATCAGCAGATTGGAATTCTAAAAATTAGAGGGtttgaattcaaaaaaaaaatttttgatgtCATTTTCGCTTTTTAAATTTCACCCGTCACCTActagaatgaaaaaaaaaaaacttcagtCAATTGCATCACACCTCTATCCTACCCACCTCATTCCGGCTTTTCTACATGCAGGATTATATATCAAAAGCCCACATCTGCAACAGCTTCGGAAGAGCAGCAGGCGTAGGCTAGAACATAGAGTGTAGTCTATTGCCCCTCAAGCCGACAAAAGGAGTTAAATAAAGGAGTTTAGACTCAGAAATCAACAACGCGATGGAACAAACAGGCTATTTTGAACAAGAGCGCTGGAAGCCTTCCAACAAGCACAGCCCTTTCCCAATTCCGAAGAGAAAGAGGCGCAACAATGCTAAGAGGTTCAGTGATGAACAAGTGAAGTCACTTGAGTCCATGTTTAATCGGGAGGCAAAGCTTGAACCAATGAACAAGATGCAGCTGGCAAAAGATCTAGGCCTGCAGCCGCGCCAGGTATCAATCTGGTTTCAGAACAAAAGGGCGAGATGGAAATCAAAGAAACTAGAGCAAGAATATAGAGTACTAAAAGCGAATTTCGATGCTCTATGCCACCAATTTGAAGCcttgaagaaagaaaatgagtcTTTGCTTGAGCAGGTATCTAAGTATCTACAACCGGTTCTCCTTAATTTAAGAGTCGTTACTTCAATGTTATCTATTCTATTTCTTGTTCCTTTACTTTCTTGTAACTGCTCTCTTACAGTTGCACACACTAAATGGTGTGCTGGAAAACTCCAATAAGAGGCAGAGCAGTAGCAAGGATTCAAATGAAAATGCAGAGCATACAGCTCCGCCAAAAAGAGACGAGCATCCTGAGCGCAGAGAAGATGATGAGAGGACAACAAAGGTGAATGTTGATGGGGTAGGCGTAAATGAACACTTTGGAAAGGAAGACCAAGCAAATTTTGATATCTTGACTGAACAAGGAGAGAGTACATCTGCATCACGAAAGCCATGGTGCAATCTTGTCTCAGATGGGCTCTTGGATGAATCATGTTGCCCTTCAAGTTGGTGGGATTTCTCAGATGGCCTTTGCTAATAATGAAAGAAGACAGAATGGAGATACCAGAAAATCCGGTGCATATGCCTCCAGAACTTTAAAAGCCTAAGGTATCTGGCACTTGCCATGGAAAAGAATTTTCGGGGCTTAGCCTGATCAGTATCTCGCTATCCATCCTCAAAGTTGGTTTGGTAGAATTCCATGAGAAAGAGACAGCCGGAAGGAGAAAAAGTGTACTGGAATGGCTTGGAGACAATTCGGTTTATCGAGATCAGTATGAGCCCGGATACCCAAACCCATTTCTACCATCTTCTCCCCTCCTCGAGGTTTTCTTGAATCTTTAAAACAATGTGAATGAATGATCGACGCTCAACAGTACATGTGTAGAACAAGCCAGCAGTACATATGCAGAATAAGGGAAACCCAAATTGAATCtccctttccttttttgttttgtttttcttcccCTCTGTAATTTTGACATGATTTATCAGAGAACTACTACTAGGCATTTACTAACTGTTGCTGACCGAATATAATGCCAGGATACCGCTAAACGATAGCTCCCAACAACCAAACCAGTCTATCCATCTTCCTTTTCAGTCGAAAGCTTCGATCATCCCCGGTTTAATAAAAGCGAGAAAAAGAAGGAGGACAAAATTTTTATGAAAACAGAGAAAGAATTGTACGACCGGTCAGTGAAAAGGAGGAATAGGGAGACATGCGCAGATCATGACAACTGGAAAAATCGAATTACTACACTATGATGAGGATTACGGATtccccaaaaattaaaatttaaaaaaaaatcaacttttAATGACCTGCTGAAAGCAGAcctcaaaacaaaacaaagaagatCACTATTTATGCCATCATCAACATATTCAACTCAGAATAGGAGAAAAAGAACTGGACATGTATGTGACTAGGACTGATTCAAGAAGATGTTCAAATTCAAAAAAGAGGAAGCTGTACTACATTAACACCAATCACGACGGTTTGGCCGAGTGGTCTAAGGCGCCAGATTTAGGCTCTGGTCCGGAAGGGCGTGGGTTCAAATCCCACAGCCGTCATAAACTTCTTTGTTGTTTTACCTAGTAATCTTGAGGTTTTTAATAACATtcaatgaaaacaaaaataagatttcACCCGTGAAATTAGGGCGGCAAACGAGTCCAGCTCGAGTTTTGGTCTAATCGAGCCGAACCTTGACATAATTTTAGTGAACTCgagcttgaaaaaaaaaataaaaaataattatttttattttttaaaaaataaataaaataataattttcttaataaataataaaatattaagaatatatatgtaattttattattaaaataaagaatatatatacttaaaatttaaaaaaatatatatatacttaaaataaaaaatatatatatatatattcgagctcgcgagctaacgagcttaatatctTGAACTCGATTTCGAACTCGATTTCGACTTGAACcagctcgagcttgactcgagccgctcgattcgtttgcaaccctaCGTGAAATAACCAATTATGTCCTAAACATAATTTTAatgtattacaaattaattttagttttgatTGGAGGATCTGAAAATGAATAGAAGAAAATGTAAGGTGGTTTAAAATTGATGGGACTAGTGTTTTTACTCCAACATTTAGGGGATGAGATGTTATACTAATGcagttggtgaattttttttaagtttaatAATACTAATTGTTGCTTTTTTAATTTAGATTAAGATTTTAGAAATTAGGGATTGATGGTGTGATGATCATGGTGATAATTGTACTAATTTGAAATATTGGAATATGAAAGATTTAACATAGTAAAGATGATGGTTGAAAgtagacttgaaattttatgcatgttctatatatttttttaaagaattttataaaaagataaaatgtACTTCACAATTTCACGAGGGCATTTTGggttatttattcaaaaattttgaacattGAATGATTATTGTTACCAAAATGATAAATTCAAGATAggtatatataatttttaaacatgtgtgaaattgtcaaaaacattTTTAAAACTGGGGTGAAAATGTCAAAAAATttaagggaggtttttgaaattatcccatagaACAAATGTgttaatttcaaaaatctctctaacaatttcactcagCTCTcatgagatttgaaaaattacatttacctctATACAAATAATAAgatcttaaaataatattgacttggtaatatttttaaataaatataaaaaatgcccttgtgtaatgagttttaatttatttctctATACAAATATAAGATTATGTAGTGTCATTATAAGGAAAAATGTGCCAAAATTTTTATGCCCATAcatactatttgataaacaaatataataataaatttattacTATAATAGAatacttttgatggtattttattatggatttagatttataaggtagaaaagaaaatgttgaaataattaatttagagtttatgaatttttcgagtagtgagattatcataatttagtaatggttttgggccatttctttttgatttattgttaattttaataccaaaaaatagaaaaaaatattagCAAAAAATATTTGATTACAAATAAAGTTAACTCATAAAAAAAATCAGTAGTTCGACATTTGATTATAGTAGAAACTAAAGGTAATAGTGGTAGTTTTACAGTTTTATTAGcaaaaaattaaactaaaaagGAATacgaaggaaaaaaataaaaaaataattttaaaagtcattATAGATATCAAACGagggaatttcattaaaatattttagagtagtgttgtcattttaaatgataaGGGAGGCATGTGTAATTTTAAAAACCTCCAGGAGCTAAATGAAATTGtgaaaaacctcaagggaggtttttggAATTATCCCTAGAACAAACATTCTTTTTACTCATTCTTCAACAGCGGTTGCTACTTGCTACTGTTCTTTTCTTTCCCCCATTTAGCCTTCGAATTGAATAAATGGCTGAAATTTTTGTTGCCAGTTATGGATTTGTTTTGCTAATTTTAGATAGAGCCGCTCCTTCCCGCTTTCGCTTCGTGATTTCATAATCGAATGCCACTGAATTAAAGAGTACTACTGTATGTATCTGGTTCAATTCTGTGTATCAAAATAAACTTCAAATGGTTTTCAGcgttcatttttttaatttttaccgCACACATGTATATACGCGTTGTCTGTCCTCCACAGAAAACAGTCAGCAAAGCGGAGCTAAAGCTTCAACAATATAGGGAGGTGAGAGCAATGGCTCTCTCAGTCTGGATGCCCGCATCAATATCAATCTCAGCACCACCCACTTGGTATGTTAAATGCAGCGGAGCTAAAGCTTCAACAGCGGACTCCATTATCCCATCATCACTCTTAAATTCCCTGAAGACCCTCAAATTCCCTCGTTTCTGGCCTTGGCAAAAGGTATTATTTAAGTACTAGCTAGTAAGTCTTTAATTGATGAATCCCATCAAGGAACAGATAGGTACCAAGTGAAATTGTGTTATACACTGCCAGTACATACATTATGAAGTAAATAAACTAATATGCTGTGTACCAGTAGTATTTGATAGATCGGGATTTTCATTTCTTGGGAATATTGGCAGGTAAAGATTGGTCCTCTGACAGTGTCACCCATGGGGTTTGGGACTTGGGCATGGGGGAACCAGCTTCTGTGGGGTTATCAGGAATCAATGGACTCTCAGCTTCAGGACACTTTCAATCTTGCCCTGGAGAAtgggattaatttctttgatacTGCTGATTCTTATGGAACTGGGAAGTTGAATGGACAAAGCGAGAGACTTCTTGGCAAATTCATCCGCGAGTTTCAAGGTCCGCTTCTTTTGTTTCACCTTTTTTGGTGATATTATCATCTGCTACTGCTGCTGCCACTgctattactttttttttgtggtaatATTCTTGAGGAAACTGATTCCGTCAGAAGTTTGGTGGATGGATGATTGATTTCTTGGTTTGGGATTGCAATAGTCTACCACTGCTATTTTTATCTTGTCACCTATGGCCTAACCTCCATTTATGGATGTTCAGTGACCATTTATGACATACGTAGCAGGGTATTTGAGCTCTTATCTTACCTAATTGCCTTTTTGCAATGCTTGCAAAAAGTTACTgatatactattttttttttaaaaaggaatTTTAGTACTTAAGTTTGCTAGTCAGTAAAGGAATGCGTTAGGAATCAACTGGTTCTCCATATGTCTTTTGCTGTTTGTTTTGGCGTGTTTCTTGTCGGAGTGTATGATGCTGTCTTAAGTGTCATTGGCAATGGATGAAGTCCTGTCCGCTTTGCCTTTCACTTCTGCATCtcagttttttttctttctactaAAGCTTATAGAGACTAATATCTTTTGGTCTTTTACAAGTCTGGTTTTTGTCAAGACCGCTAATAGaccagcctttttttttttggtcaggAAGAAAGGCATTCCAAGATGATATTGTCATTGCAACAAAGTTTGCTGCATATCCATGGCGTCTAACACCTGGACAATTTGTCAACGCTTGCAAGTGTGCTACTAattctttattttaattgatgttTAGTGTTTTTTGAGTTCTAAGTGAAACAAGATCTGAGCTCTCTTCCAATTAAAAGTGAGGGACATTGAGATAATAATCCATTCCAAGTAAATGAGATTCCACAAGGAGCCAGGACAGGATATCTTTGAGAGCCTAATGTCAgttttttctagttttcttgATTGGATAAATGATCATGCACAATTTTTTCCAAGGTCTTCTCTGCATCGGATGCAAATTGAACAAATAGGAATTGGACAGCTGCACTGGTCAACTGCCAATTATGCTCCTCTTCAAGAGCGAGCTCTTTGGGATGGTTTGGTTGCAATGCATGAGAAGGTGTAATCTTGTAGGCATTTATTCAATAATCGCAGCCATTACTTGGTTCCATGCTCATGATGATTGTTATCATTTGGCTTTTATACAAATTGACATGATACCTGGATAATTAATAGCACAATGTCcttagttttgttttggttcaTTACAAAGATTTGTGACTACATTATGGAAATCTTGGAATGCAGGGTTTAGTTCGGGCAGTTGGTGTGAGCAATTATGGGCCAAAACAACTTCTGAAAATACATGATTACCTTAAAGCCAGGGGAGTTCCTTTATGCTCTGCACAGGTGCTATTCTCTTTGTGGCTTCTGAGTGAAATCAATACTAGTCTGAATATTAACCTGTTTTTGTGAAATCATAGTTGAATGCCTGGCAATAATAGATAAAAATAATTACACTtccacttttaatttttttttttttttgagtttgttgcATCCCGTCTTAAATCATAGTACACAGACATGCTTTATAAGTCGAGTGAAAAGGATACATACAAGTAGATCTGTTGGAATGTCTGTGGAGCATACATGATGGTGACCTTTACTGAGTCCTTAATCAGATTTTGAGGCCTACAACATGTGTTGGTTGCAAGATGTGTCGAGTGGCAGGGGTTTAAATATTTTGCATTGATCATTTAGGAGCCCAGAAGTCATTTGGCAGTTTCAGGATGCTGACAATAACACCTTTTTATTTAGCATTTCAATAGCTT from Coffea eugenioides isolate CCC68of unplaced genomic scaffold, Ceug_1.0 ScVebR1_2730;HRSCAF=3811, whole genome shotgun sequence carries:
- the LOC113757103 gene encoding homeobox-leucine zipper protein ATHB-12-like — encoded protein: MEQTGYFEQERWKPSNKHSPFPIPKRKRRNNAKRFSDEQVKSLESMFNREAKLEPMNKMQLAKDLGLQPRQVSIWFQNKRARWKSKKLEQEYRVLKANFDALCHQFEALKKENESLLEQLHTLNGVLENSNKRQSSSKDSNENAEHTAPPKRDEHPERREDDERTTKVNVDGVGVNEHFGKEDQANFDILTEQGESTSASRKPWCNLVSDGLLDESCCPSSWWDFSDGLC
- the LOC113757095 gene encoding pyridoxal reductase, chloroplastic-like, giving the protein MALSVWMPASISISAPPTWYVKCSGAKASTADSIIPSSLLNSLKTLKFPRFWPWQKVKIGPLTVSPMGFGTWAWGNQLLWGYQESMDSQLQDTFNLALENGINFFDTADSYGTGKLNGQSERLLGKFIREFQGRKAFQDDIVIATKFAAYPWRLTPGQFVNACKSSLHRMQIEQIGIGQLHWSTANYAPLQERALWDGLVAMHEKGLVRAVGVSNYGPKQLLKIHDYLKARGVPLCSAQVQFSLLSMGRDQMEIKKLCDSLGIRLISYSPLGLGMLTGKYSPSNLPQGPRGLLFRQILPGLEPLLSSLKEIAEKRRKTMSQVAINWCICKGTIPIPGVKSVKQAEENLGALGWQLSADELSQLEYGALESPSKMIQNIFQTS